The region TGCCGAGCTCGCGGGAGATCTCGGCGATCACCGGCGCCGCCCCGGTGCCGGTGCCACCGCCCATGCCGGCGGTGACAAAGACCATGTCGGCCCCGCGCAGGCACTCCCGGATGGCGTCGCGCTCCGACTCGGCGGCATCCCGACCGATCTGGGGATCGGCCCCCGCGCCCAGACCGCGGGTCAACTCGGCGCCGAGCTGCAGCTTGGTCTCGGCCTGGTTGCGCTCGATCGCCTGGGCGTCGGTGTTGGCCACGATGAACTCCACGCCGGAGAGATGGTGGGAGATCATGTTGTTCAAGGCGTTGCCGCCGCCTCCGCCCACGCCGATCACCTTGATCCTGGCGGACAGTGTGCTGCTCTCTTCGAAAAAGATGGACATGGTAGGCTCCTCCTGACGGGCTAAATGATGATGGTTGGAATCGGGATTGCAAAAGGGGGATGGCCGCGACCGCGGCATGGTCCGTACGGGGCGCGGATCACGAGGTGTCTCCGAACCAGGCGCGCATCCGCTGCCAGATGCCCGGCCCCTTGGTCCGGGCCTTCTTCTGCCGTTGCTGCGACCCCAGCCGATACCGGCGGCCGTAGAAGACCAGCCCGGCACCGGTGGAGTAGATCGGTGTGGAGACCACGTCGACCAGCCCGCCGATCCCCCTGGGCATCCCCAGCCGCACCGGCGCATCGAACACCTCCTCGGCCAGCTCGACCATCCCGTTGAGCAGACTGCTGCCGCCGGTCAGCACCACGCCCGCGGAGAGCTGACGGCGGAAGCCGGACTGATCGAGATGGGACTTGACCATCTCGAAGAGCTCGTCGACACGGGGCTCGAGGATCTGGGTCATCACCTGCCGCGGCATGGTGCGCGGCTCATGGCCGCCGACGCTGGGCACCTCGATCATCTCGTCGGCCGGCACCAGCCGGGTGAGGCAGGCGCCGTACTTGCGCTTGAGGATGTCGGCCTCGCGCGGCGAGGTACGCAGCCCCACCACCAGGTCGTTGGTCAGATGGTCCCCGCCGACGGGGATGACCGAGGTGTGCTGGATGGCGCCGCCGTGGAAGACGGCGATGTCGGTGGTGCCGCCGCCGATGTCGATCAACACCACGCCGATCTCCTTCTCGTCCGGCAGCAGTACCGCTTCGCTGGAGGCGAGCTGTTCGAGCACGATGTCGGCCACCTCGAGGCCGCAGCGGTGGCAGCACTTGATGATGTTCTGCGCCGAGGAGACCGCGCCGGTGACCACGTGCACCTTCGCCTCCAGCCGCACGCCGCTCATCCCCACCGGCGACTTGATCCCCTCCTGGCCGTCGATGATGTAGTCCTGCGGCAGGATGTGCAGCACCTTCTGATCGGCGGGGATGTTCATCGCCTTGGCCGCCTCGATCACCCGCTCGACATCCTCGGCGGAGACCTCGCCGTTCTTGGTCGCCACCACGCCGTGGCTGTTGTAGCCGTGGATGTGGCTGCCGGCGATGCCGGTGTAGACCGTCTTGATCTCCACCCCGGCCATCAGCTCCGCCTCCTCCACCGCCAGCCGGATCGACTCCACCGTGGCGTCGATGTTGACCACCACCCCCTTGCGCAACCCGCGCGACGGGTGGGTGCCGATGCCGATCACATCGAGCTTTCCGTCCGGCGTGCTCTCGGCCACGATACAGGCGATCTTGTGGGTGCCGATATCGAGCCCGACGATCAACTGCTGCTGTTCCTTCATGATCGGATCACAAAACGTCCCTCCGTGGACGTTTTGACTTCACGGGGATCGAAGAGCGCGCTCTTCGATCGCCTCACCCATCCGTCGGCTGCGCCTGCAACCTCCGGATCTGCGCGGCCCTCCTGGCCGCGGATGCCGGCATCCCTTGAGGCCGGCCTAAATCACCGCCCTGTCGCCGTAGCCGGCGCGGAGATACCAGCGGTCGCGCTGGCGCGCATCGACCCGCCAATGGCCGTGGCGCCAGCGCGGCTCGTCGAGCAGCTCCATGATCCGCTCCACCCGGCGCGGCGCGGCCCCGTCCAGCGGCAGCCGCCACTGCGCTCCCCGGCTCAGGTTGATGCGCAGCTGGCCGTCGTCACGGACGATCAGCTCGCTCATCCCGGCGAGCCGGCGGGGATCAAGCCGCCGCACACGCTGCAGCAGCGCGGTCAGTCGCGGCAGGCAGCCCCGGTCGCGGGTACGCAAGAGCGGCAGATCCTGCAGCTCGCCGCGCCTGAGCGGCCGGTAGGGCACCCCGGCGCCGTCGACCAGCATCACCCGTCCGTCGCCGCCGCTCCACAACGCCACCGGCCTGCGCACCTCCGCCCGGATGCGCAACAGATGGGGCAATCTGCGCTCCACCTCGATGGTATCGATGTCGGGCTCCAGCCGCCGCAACCGCTCGGCCACCCGCCCGGGCATGCCGGCGACGAATCCGAGCGGCGCCATCTCCTGCAGGCGGCGCGAGACGGCCCGCTGCAGCACCGGATCGTCGCAGCGCACCTGCCAGGCGCGGACCGCCATCGCCCGGTCGAGCAGCATCAGCCCCAGCACCACGCCGGTGGCGATCAGCAGCACCGGCCCCGCCCGGCGCAGCCCGGCGCAGCAACCGCGCACCCCCCGCCGCAGCCACTCAGCCGCCATGCAGCCGCGCCCCCGCAAGGATGCGCCGGCAGAGCTCGTCGAAGCCGATGCCGGCGGCGGCCGCCGACTTGGGCAGCAGGCTGTGGTCGGTCATGCCGGGGATGGTGTTGACCTCCAGCACCACCGCTGCACCGCCTCCATCGAGGATCATGTCCACCCGCGGCGCGCCGCTGCAGCCGAGCAGCGCGCAGACCCGCTCGGCCCGGCGCATGCAGCCACGCAGGCTCTCGGGCGGGATCTCCGCCGGGCAGAGGTAGCGCGTGCGCGCCGACTCGTACTTGGCGGTGTAGTCGTAGAGCCCCCCCGCCGGCCGCACCTCGACCGGCGGCAATGCCCGCCCGTCGAGCACCGAGACGGCCAGCTCGACACCCGCCACCGGCATCTCGGCCAGCCAGCCGTCACCGTCGAACCCGTCGGGCAGCTCCTCCGGCCGCGTCACCCGCCGCATCCCGACGCTCGACCCCCCGGCCACCGGCTTGACGATCACCGGGTAGCGCACCGGCCGCCCCCGCGCATCGAGCGGGATGTCGACCGGCAGCGGGATGTCGTGGGCGCGTAGCAACGCCTTGCACAGCCGCTTGTCCATGCAGAGCGCCGAGGCGGTCACCCCGGAACCGGTATAGGGGATCCCCAGCAGTTCGAGCGCCCCCTGCACGATGCCGTCCTCGCCGAAGGTGCCGTGCAGCGCGAGGAAGGCGCGCTCGATCCGCGCCTGCCGGATCGCCGCAATCCAGTCGCCCTCCGGCGTCAGATCGACCTCCACCACCGTATGGCCCAGACGGGTAAGCGCGGCAGAGACTGCTCGACCCGACTGGAGCGAAATCTCCCGCTCCGCCGAGCTCCCGCCCATCAGGACGCCGACCCTCATGCCTGATGGAATCGCAAAAAGTCCGTCCGTGGACTTTTTGCTCGACGGCCGTCCATGGCCGCAATGATGGTTTCTTGCGAAACCATCATGCCCGCCCCCCAACCACCCGCAGCTCCGGCTCCAGTCGGATGCCGAAGCGCTCCTCCACCCGCTCCCGGGCCAGCTCCATCAGCGCCAGCACATCGGCGCTGCGCGCCCCGCCCAGGTTGACGATGAAGTTGGCGTGTTGCGACGAGATCTCCGCCCGACCGATGCGATGGCCGCGCAATCCGGCCGCCTCGATCAGCCGCGCGGCATAATCCCCCTCGGGGTTGCGAAAGACCGAGCCGCAGTTGGGCAGGGAGAGCGGTTGGCTGGCGCCGCGCCGGGCGCGCATGTCGCGGATGCGCCGCCGGATCTGCTCCGGCCGGTCGGGGCGGAGCCGGAAGGTGGCGGAGAGCACCACCGCGCCCGCCGGCAGCCGGCAGGTGCGGTAGGCGAAGCCGAGTGCCGAGCGGTCGACCCGACGGCGGGTGCCGTCGACGGCGGCCAGCTCCACCTCGGTGACGCAGTCGGAGAGCTGCTGGCCGAAGGCGCCGGCGTTCATCGCCACCGCCCCGCCGATCTCGCCGGGAACGGTGGCCATGAACTCGACACCGGCCAGCCCCTCCTCCACGCAGCGCGCGGAGAGCGCCGACATCCGCACCCCGGCGCCGCAGCGCACCCGCGTTCCCTCGACCTCCATCCGGTCGAGCCGGTCGAGATCGAGCACCACGCCGTCGAACCCTTCATCGACCACCAGCAGGTTGCTGCCGCGCCCGAGCGGCAGCCGCGGCAGATCGGGCGGCAGCAGCGCCAGCGCGCGACAGAGCGCCTCGGCGGAGTCGGGGCGGAAATACCAGCGCGCCGGCCCGCCGATTCCCAGCGTGGCATGGGCGGCCATCGGCTCGTCCTGCCGCAGCGCACCCAGCGCTCGCAACCGTTCCGGCCAGCCCATCAGCCGGATGCCCCGCGCAGCGCCCGGGCGACCGACCCGATCGAGCCGGCGCCGAGCAGCAGCACCACGCCGCCCGCGGCAAGCCGATCGCGGCAACAGGCCTCGGCGGCGTCGAGATCGTCGAGCAGCGCCACCGCGCGGTGGCCGCGCCGCCGCAGCCGGTCGGCCAGCGCCGCCGAGTCGGCCCCGGCGATCGGCTCCTCGCCGGCGGAATAGATCGGCAGTAGATGGAGCTCGTGCACCGCATCGAACACATCGGCGAACCGGTCGAGCAGCGCCTGTGTGCGGCTGTAGCGATGGGGCTGGAACAGCGCCACCAGCCGGCGGTCGGGCCACGCCTCGCGGGCGGTGGCGATGGTGGCGGCGATCTCCGCCGGATGGTGGCCGTAGTCGTCGACCAGCACCCCGCCGAGCAGCTGGTCGACCTGAAAGCGGCGTTCGATGCCGCCGAACGAGGCGATCCCCGCCGCGATCGCCTCAGGATCGACCCCCAGCCGGTGGAGCACCGCCACCGCGGCCAGCACGTTCTCTGCGTTGTGGGCCCCGGGCAGAGCCAGCTCGAGGCTGAGCGGCTGCGGCTCGCCGCGCACCGCCACGGTCAACTGCTGGCGCATCCCGCGAACCACCCGCGCCTGCAACGTCACATCGGCCTGCGGGCTGACGCCGTAGGTGCGCACCGGTTTGTGCAGCCGAGCGCGGATGCCTGCCACCCGCGGATGGCTGTGGTGCAGCACGGCGCAGCCGTAGAATGGGGTGCGGTTGGCGAAGTCGGTGAAGGCCTGCTCCAGCCGCTCCACCGTGCCGTAGTGGTCGAGATGCTCGGGAT is a window of Zetaproteobacteria bacterium DNA encoding:
- the ftsA gene encoding cell division protein FtsA; this encodes MKEQQQLIVGLDIGTHKIACIVAESTPDGKLDVIGIGTHPSRGLRKGVVVNIDATVESIRLAVEEAELMAGVEIKTVYTGIAGSHIHGYNSHGVVATKNGEVSAEDVERVIEAAKAMNIPADQKVLHILPQDYIIDGQEGIKSPVGMSGVRLEAKVHVVTGAVSSAQNIIKCCHRCGLEVADIVLEQLASSEAVLLPDEKEIGVVLIDIGGGTTDIAVFHGGAIQHTSVIPVGGDHLTNDLVVGLRTSPREADILKRKYGACLTRLVPADEMIEVPSVGGHEPRTMPRQVMTQILEPRVDELFEMVKSHLDQSGFRRQLSAGVVLTGGSSLLNGMVELAEEVFDAPVRLGMPRGIGGLVDVVSTPIYSTGAGLVFYGRRYRLGSQQRQKKARTKGPGIWQRMRAWFGDTS
- a CDS encoding D-alanine--D-alanine ligase, giving the protein MRVGVLMGGSSAEREISLQSGRAVSAALTRLGHTVVEVDLTPEGDWIAAIRQARIERAFLALHGTFGEDGIVQGALELLGIPYTGSGVTASALCMDKRLCKALLRAHDIPLPVDIPLDARGRPVRYPVIVKPVAGGSSVGMRRVTRPEELPDGFDGDGWLAEMPVAGVELAVSVLDGRALPPVEVRPAGGLYDYTAKYESARTRYLCPAEIPPESLRGCMRRAERVCALLGCSGAPRVDMILDGGGAAVVLEVNTIPGMTDHSLLPKSAAAAGIGFDELCRRILAGARLHGG
- the murB gene encoding UDP-N-acetylmuramate dehydrogenase; amino-acid sequence: MGWPERLRALGALRQDEPMAAHATLGIGGPARWYFRPDSAEALCRALALLPPDLPRLPLGRGSNLLVVDEGFDGVVLDLDRLDRMEVEGTRVRCGAGVRMSALSARCVEEGLAGVEFMATVPGEIGGAVAMNAGAFGQQLSDCVTEVELAAVDGTRRRVDRSALGFAYRTCRLPAGAVVLSATFRLRPDRPEQIRRRIRDMRARRGASQPLSLPNCGSVFRNPEGDYAARLIEAAGLRGHRIGRAEISSQHANFIVNLGGARSADVLALMELARERVEERFGIRLEPELRVVGGRA
- a CDS encoding UDP-N-acetylmuramate--L-alanine ligase: MKQLVRVIHFTGIGGIGMSGIAEVLHNQGFVVQGSDLVESATVARLRRLGIPVWRGHRAEHLGAAEVVVVTSAVRGENPEVAEAHARGIPVIPRAEMLAELMRMKRGVAVAGSHGKTTITSLIAHGMEQAGFDPTFVIGGRLIAGGENARLGASPWLVAEADESDGSFLRLSPMITVISNIDPEHLDHYGTVERLEQAFTDFANRTPFYGCAVLHHSHPRVAGIRARLHKPVRTYGVSPQADVTLQARVVRGMRQQLTVAVRGEPQPLSLELALPGAHNAENVLAAVAVLHRLGVDPEAIAAGIASFGGIERRFQVDQLLGGVLVDDYGHHPAEIAATIATAREAWPDRRLVALFQPHRYSRTQALLDRFADVFDAVHELHLLPIYSAGEEPIAGADSAALADRLRRRGHRAVALLDDLDAAEACCRDRLAAGGVVLLLGAGSIGSVARALRGASG